The genomic window TTACTGCTGTCTAAGATGACAAAATGCCATCCCTTATGATTAAAACTGTAGTACCGGGTGATCTGTCCTGATATCTGGCTGAAACTGCTCTGCCAGGCATCGCCTTTAATATCATGATTGCCGATGACCGCATAAACCTCCCCTTTTAATTTAGTTAGTTCAGATTTAACAAATTCAAACTCAACTTCGCTTCCGGTATGGGTCAGGTCGCCCATCAAGATAGTGAAATCTACGGCTCCATCATTAACCTCCCTCACTAACTCCCTGACAATGTCTCCACTGACAGGGAAAAGCATGCCGTCTTTGCGTTCTCTCTGGGGGCTATAATGCAGGTCGGCCGCGGCAGCAAAGGAAAAGAGATATTTGCCTCCCGGTTTTTTCAGGGTTTTGAAATAATTTATGGTGGTGGGATTACCATCCTGATCTACCATTCTGAATTCATATGCCTGTTGTGGTTCAAGCGACCTGATCACCTGATAGTGATGCGTCGTAGAAGAGGCATCTTTAAGGTGACGGGTCAATTGCCCTGGGGGTCCGTATTCCAGTTGACAAATCATAGGCGCCGCGGTTTGCCAGGTGATAACGGCCTCATCAATCCCGACCGACACTAATTCTGGATTACGGATGGCGCACCCACTTCGTGGGTACCCGGGATGGCGGATTTCTACCTCATTAGGGGCTACCGTCTTTCTTGCGGCACCTGAAGAAAGAGTTTTTTCAGCGTTGGCTAAGGTAGAAAGGCTAAGTGTCCAGATTAGAATTAGGGATAAAATAAATCTCAAGCCGACGCCTCCTTCAATTACCAATTAACCATTGATAATTGGTAATTACTCAGGCAGATAGGCTGAAGGCTGAAGGCTGAAGTTCAATAGCCTTCAGCCTATTCACCTAAGCAGCCTTCAGTCTTCAGCCTATCCACCTAAGTAGCTACGATAATGGTTAATTATGAAAGACCTGGGCCGTAAAGATATAGACCTTACCCTCTCGGGGCCATTCCTGCTCTGGCAGCCCGGCCTGTCTGCAAAGGCGGCGCATTAGCTCTTCCCTGCTCCAGCCTGCTTCTAAGGCCCGTTGAGGGAGGATGACCCTCTGCTGCCATCCGGATTCTATGGCCACTCCGTGGGTGCCAGGTTCAATCAGATTGGGACTTTTGGCCTCCTTAAGCGGGGAAAGGATAGATAATTCCACCTTCACCTTATCCAGATCAGCCGCAGAAAGGGGTGAATACTGGGGCAGCGGTGAAGTCGCCGCTCTAATGGATAATTCCTGCACGGCCTTATCCAGAGGTCTAACGGGA from bacterium includes these protein-coding regions:
- a CDS encoding metallophosphoesterase family protein gives rise to the protein MRFILSLILIWTLSLSTLANAEKTLSSGAARKTVAPNEVEIRHPGYPRSGCAIRNPELVSVGIDEAVITWQTAAPMICQLEYGPPGQLTRHLKDASSTTHHYQVIRSLEPQQAYEFRMVDQDGNPTTINYFKTLKKPGGKYLFSFAAAADLHYSPQRERKDGMLFPVSGDIVRELVREVNDGAVDFTILMGDLTHTGSEVEFEFVKSELTKLKGEVYAVIGNHDIKGDAWQSSFSQISGQITRYYSFNHKGWHFVILDSSKGNIDQDQLDWLKGDLDKYKTKPTMVFLHHWVNRMSIMDDLASAMWGKSSHIVGSRFIDNHAQLQAIFESYPQVVSVHSGHVHTHLVTQNNGVTYIAAAALIQYPVSYNIYRVWEDGYTMSTYLLPTRLKDAAQSKNEIMALANRKFDNFAFPLGETITGLLWGSLSDRSFTIEVRR